Proteins encoded by one window of Nasonia vitripennis strain AsymCx chromosome 5, Nvit_psr_1.1, whole genome shotgun sequence:
- the LOC100120456 gene encoding dnaJ homolog subfamily C member 5 isoform X1: MDRRKLSTSGDSLYAILEIPKTATPDDIKKTYRKLALKYHPDKNPNNPEAAEKFKEINRARIILTDLTKRNIYDNYGSLGLYVAEQFGEENVNAYFVITSKWTKMFFLFCGIITGCYCCCCFCCCCNFCCGKCKPTPPEDSGAYHNLQRDRNNPEGDVISSQPQSCGNQRMLTWAAHSPKYDASSSRSLAHEEEGDLESDLEPAVTSQPQSGASQPSSQPLTFAMPAPPMAQPQPQADENTTLNSGRERVVYTPASTNPFVNPDMSGGAGLNKW, encoded by the exons ATGGACAGGAGAAAATTGTC AACCTCCGGGGATTCCCTCTATGCCATCTTAGAGATTCCAAAAACTGCCACTCCTGATGACATCAAGAAAACTTATAGAAAACTTGCTCTCAAGTATCATCCGGACAAGAATCCCAATAATCCAGAAGCAGCTGAGAAG TTCAAGGAAATCAATAGGGCAAGAATAATATTGACAGATTTGACTAAGCGTAATATATACGATAACTATGGCTCTCTTGGGCTCTATGTTGCGGAACAGTTTGGAGAGGAGAATGTCAATGCATACTTTGTCATTACTTCCAAATGGACAAAG ATGTTCTTCTTATTCTGTGGTATCATCACTGGATGctactgttgctgctgtttctgctgctgctgcaacttCTGCTGTGGCAAATGTAAACCAACACCTCCAGAAGATAGTGGGGCATATCACAATCTACAG CGGGACCGGAATAATCCAGAGGGCGACGTAATATCAAGTCAACCGCAAAGT TGTGGAAATCAGCGCATGCTTACGTGGGCGGCTCATAGCCCTAAATATGACGCGTCGTCGAGCCGATCGCTAGCGCAC gaggaggagggggaCCTGGAGAGTGACCTGGAGCCAGCGGTGACGTCCCAGCCGCAGAGCGGCGCATCCCAGCCGTCGAGCCAGCCGCTGACATTCGCGATGCCGGCCCCACCGATGGCCCAGCCCCAGCCCCAGGCTGACGAGAACACGACCCTCAACAGCGGCCGAGAACGCGTCGTCTACACCCCTG CGTCAACAAATCCGTTCGTGAATCCCGACATGAGCGGCGGCGCTGGACTGAACAAGTGGTAG
- the LOC100120456 gene encoding dnaJ homolog subfamily C member 5 isoform X3 has translation MDRRKLSTSGDSLYAILEIPKTATPDDIKKTYRKLALKYHPDKNPNNPEAAEKFKEINRARIILTDLTKRNIYDNYGSLGLYVAEQFGEENVNAYFVITSKWTKMFFLFCGIITGCYCCCCFCCCCNFCCGKCKPTPPEDSGAYHNLQEEEGDLESDLEPAVTSQPQSGASQPSSQPLTFAMPAPPMAQPQPQADENTTLNSGRERVVYTPASTNPFVNPDMSGGAGLNKW, from the exons ATGGACAGGAGAAAATTGTC AACCTCCGGGGATTCCCTCTATGCCATCTTAGAGATTCCAAAAACTGCCACTCCTGATGACATCAAGAAAACTTATAGAAAACTTGCTCTCAAGTATCATCCGGACAAGAATCCCAATAATCCAGAAGCAGCTGAGAAG TTCAAGGAAATCAATAGGGCAAGAATAATATTGACAGATTTGACTAAGCGTAATATATACGATAACTATGGCTCTCTTGGGCTCTATGTTGCGGAACAGTTTGGAGAGGAGAATGTCAATGCATACTTTGTCATTACTTCCAAATGGACAAAG ATGTTCTTCTTATTCTGTGGTATCATCACTGGATGctactgttgctgctgtttctgctgctgctgcaacttCTGCTGTGGCAAATGTAAACCAACACCTCCAGAAGATAGTGGGGCATATCACAATCTACAG gaggaggagggggaCCTGGAGAGTGACCTGGAGCCAGCGGTGACGTCCCAGCCGCAGAGCGGCGCATCCCAGCCGTCGAGCCAGCCGCTGACATTCGCGATGCCGGCCCCACCGATGGCCCAGCCCCAGCCCCAGGCTGACGAGAACACGACCCTCAACAGCGGCCGAGAACGCGTCGTCTACACCCCTG CGTCAACAAATCCGTTCGTGAATCCCGACATGAGCGGCGGCGCTGGACTGAACAAGTGGTAG
- the LOC100120456 gene encoding dnaJ homolog subfamily C member 5 isoform X2, producing the protein MDRRKLSTSGDSLYAILEIPKTATPDDIKKTYRKLALKYHPDKNPNNPEAAEKFKEINRARIILTDLTKRNIYDNYGSLGLYVAEQFGEENVNAYFVITSKWTKMFFLFCGIITGCYCCCCFCCCCNFCCGKCKPTPPEDSGAYHNLQRDRNNPEGDVISSQPQSEEEGDLESDLEPAVTSQPQSGASQPSSQPLTFAMPAPPMAQPQPQADENTTLNSGRERVVYTPASTNPFVNPDMSGGAGLNKW; encoded by the exons ATGGACAGGAGAAAATTGTC AACCTCCGGGGATTCCCTCTATGCCATCTTAGAGATTCCAAAAACTGCCACTCCTGATGACATCAAGAAAACTTATAGAAAACTTGCTCTCAAGTATCATCCGGACAAGAATCCCAATAATCCAGAAGCAGCTGAGAAG TTCAAGGAAATCAATAGGGCAAGAATAATATTGACAGATTTGACTAAGCGTAATATATACGATAACTATGGCTCTCTTGGGCTCTATGTTGCGGAACAGTTTGGAGAGGAGAATGTCAATGCATACTTTGTCATTACTTCCAAATGGACAAAG ATGTTCTTCTTATTCTGTGGTATCATCACTGGATGctactgttgctgctgtttctgctgctgctgcaacttCTGCTGTGGCAAATGTAAACCAACACCTCCAGAAGATAGTGGGGCATATCACAATCTACAG CGGGACCGGAATAATCCAGAGGGCGACGTAATATCAAGTCAACCGCAAAGT gaggaggagggggaCCTGGAGAGTGACCTGGAGCCAGCGGTGACGTCCCAGCCGCAGAGCGGCGCATCCCAGCCGTCGAGCCAGCCGCTGACATTCGCGATGCCGGCCCCACCGATGGCCCAGCCCCAGCCCCAGGCTGACGAGAACACGACCCTCAACAGCGGCCGAGAACGCGTCGTCTACACCCCTG CGTCAACAAATCCGTTCGTGAATCCCGACATGAGCGGCGGCGCTGGACTGAACAAGTGGTAG